A single window of Vibrio alfacsensis DNA harbors:
- the torR gene encoding two-component system response regulator TorR, whose protein sequence is MSYHVLVVEDDVVTRSKLAGYFQNEGYKVSEAESGAEMREVLQGGGVDLIMLDINLPGEDGLMLTRELRSQSDIGIILVTGRTDSIDKIVGLEMGADDYVTKPFELRELLVRVKNLLWRISAARNGSQKNANESNEEHIVRFGEWTFDIQRRALSRNGEPVKLTKAEYELLVALSSYPNQVLSRERILNMISHRVDAPNDRTIDVLIRRMRAKMEFDPKNPQIFVTVHGEGYMFAGD, encoded by the coding sequence ATGAGCTATCACGTATTAGTCGTAGAAGATGATGTTGTAACTCGTAGTAAGTTAGCGGGCTACTTCCAAAATGAAGGTTACAAAGTCAGTGAAGCAGAAAGTGGCGCAGAGATGCGTGAAGTGCTTCAAGGTGGCGGCGTTGACTTGATTATGTTGGATATTAACCTGCCCGGTGAAGACGGTCTTATGCTTACGCGTGAATTACGCAGCCAATCAGATATCGGCATCATATTAGTGACAGGACGCACGGATAGCATTGACAAAATCGTTGGCCTAGAAATGGGTGCAGACGATTATGTGACAAAGCCTTTTGAGTTAAGGGAATTATTGGTTCGCGTTAAGAACTTATTGTGGCGTATCTCAGCGGCACGCAACGGATCACAAAAGAACGCGAATGAAAGCAATGAAGAGCACATTGTGCGCTTCGGTGAGTGGACGTTTGATATTCAGCGTCGTGCGCTAAGCCGTAATGGTGAGCCAGTGAAGCTAACCAAAGCAGAATACGAACTGCTGGTTGCACTGTCTTCGTATCCAAACCAGGTGTTAAGCCGCGAACGTATTTTGAACATGATCAGCCACAGAGTGGATGCGCCAAATGATCGTACAATTGATGTATTGATTCGACGTATGCGCGCTAAGATGGAGTTTGATCCTAAGAACCCACAAATCTTTGTGACCGTTCATGGTGAAGGCTACATGTTCGCAGGTGACTAG
- the mukB gene encoding chromosome partition protein MukB, with translation MIERGKYQSLTMVNWNGFFARTFDIDGLVTTLSGGNGAGKSTTMAAFITALIPDQTLLHFRNTTEAGSSQSSRDKGLYGKLQPGACYAALDVVNSRNQRLLFAVKLQQVAGRDKKVDIKPFVIQGLPSHVKPTDILVESVSATQARVRQINEVKDAVAEFEGVQFKAFPSIVDYHAQMFEFGVIPKKLRNSSDRSKFYRLIEASLYGGISSAITRSLRDYLLPQNGGVKKAFQDMESALRENRMTLEAIKTTQTDRDLFKHLITESTNYVAADYMRHANERRNKLDKTLSLRSELFGSRETLIEQNKLLTRVQEELELLVDSEAALEQDYQAASDHLQLVQNALRQQEKIERYQEDLEELSERLEEQMMVVEEAQERVMMVEEQATVAEEEVDSLKTQLADYQQALDVQQTRALQYQQAVQALDKAKQLLGNESLTAESAQALLSELKNKESESTNALLSVKHKLDMSSAAAEQFETALKLVQSIVGQVDRKDASEYAKTAITKARESQQVAQNEQQWRAQHRDLERSLNQQRQARELVNEYQKQFHIELTDEITFEQERERHAMQIDSLEMTQEDVREQRSEQRRFEQDATTEINKLEAIAPTWIAANDALEKLREQSGAELEDSQSVMSQMQVVLEQEKTLSLAKDKLAERRSQLDTEIERLASPGGSNDPRLKGLADTLGGVLLSEIYDDITIDDAPYFSAMYGPARHAIVVSDLSGIEEKLVELDDCPEDLYIIEGDIDAFDDSSFDAEELEGAVCVRMNDRQMRYSRLPEIPLFGRAAREQRLELLRNEREEVVEKHAKAAFDSQKMQRLYQAFNQFVASHIQVAFEADPEQALASIRDKRNQIVRVLADLDAKEQQQRSQLQISKQALSSLDKLAHYIALIEDETLQARFDELEEKIAQLSEAKAFLTNHAKAVAELEKVSVALDADPEQFDALEAEYKAADEQLQDLKKQIFALSDLVERRHYFAYSDSVDLLNKSSELSEQLKAKLVQAEQMRTRSREELKQSQGQMNQYNQVLASLKSSHQAKLETVQEFKQELQEFGVNADEGAEERAIRRRDELHERLHTSRGRKSEYERTITSTELEMKALVKRLKKVQKDYVELRTFVVAAKAGWCSVLRLARENDVERRLHKRELAYMSADELRSMSDKSLGALRLAVANNDDLRDALRLSEDNARPERKVLFYIAVYQHLRERIRQDIIRTDDPVEAIEEMEVELARLTEELTQRENRLAISSESVASIIKKTIQREQNRIRMLNQGLSNISFGQVKGVRLNMKIRESHEVLLHGLATQQEQHKDLFESPRFTFSEAMAKLFQRVNPHIDMGQRSPQVLGEELLDYRNYLELSVEVNRGSDGWLQAESGALSTGEAIGTGQSILLMVVQSWEEESRRLRSKDIVPCRLLFLDEAARLDAKSISTLFELCDRLDMQLLIAAPENISPEKGTTYKLVRKVFKNHEHVHVVGLRGFGQTDKPKSEVQELIEELEA, from the coding sequence ATGATTGAACGCGGTAAATACCAATCGCTAACCATGGTCAACTGGAACGGCTTCTTTGCCCGTACGTTTGACATCGATGGTCTGGTAACCACGCTATCAGGTGGTAACGGTGCAGGTAAATCAACCACAATGGCGGCGTTCATCACCGCATTGATTCCTGACCAAACGCTACTGCACTTCCGTAACACCACAGAAGCAGGCAGCAGCCAATCGTCTCGCGACAAAGGTCTGTACGGTAAGTTGCAGCCTGGCGCCTGTTATGCGGCGCTCGATGTGGTGAACTCACGTAACCAACGCCTATTGTTTGCAGTAAAACTGCAGCAAGTTGCGGGTCGTGATAAGAAAGTAGACATCAAACCGTTTGTTATTCAAGGCTTGCCAAGTCATGTTAAACCGACGGATATCTTGGTTGAAAGCGTATCTGCGACTCAAGCTCGCGTACGTCAAATTAATGAAGTTAAAGATGCCGTTGCGGAGTTTGAGGGAGTGCAGTTCAAAGCGTTCCCATCAATTGTGGACTATCACGCGCAAATGTTTGAATTCGGTGTCATTCCGAAGAAACTACGCAACTCAAGCGATCGTTCTAAGTTCTACCGTCTGATTGAAGCATCGCTTTACGGTGGTATCTCAAGTGCGATTACGCGCTCGCTGCGTGACTACCTTCTGCCACAAAACGGGGGTGTGAAGAAAGCATTCCAAGATATGGAATCGGCGCTGCGTGAAAACCGCATGACGCTAGAAGCGATTAAAACCACACAAACTGACCGTGATTTGTTTAAACACTTGATCACAGAGTCGACCAATTATGTGGCCGCGGATTACATGCGCCACGCCAACGAACGTCGTAATAAACTGGATAAAACGCTGTCGCTACGTTCAGAGCTATTTGGTTCTCGTGAGACATTGATTGAGCAAAATAAGTTGCTTACTCGTGTTCAAGAAGAGCTAGAACTGCTTGTTGATTCTGAAGCGGCGCTAGAGCAAGACTATCAAGCGGCTTCTGACCACTTGCAACTGGTGCAAAATGCATTGCGCCAGCAAGAGAAGATCGAACGTTACCAAGAAGATCTTGAAGAGCTCAGTGAGCGTCTTGAAGAACAAATGATGGTTGTCGAAGAAGCGCAAGAACGCGTGATGATGGTGGAAGAGCAAGCCACTGTTGCGGAAGAAGAGGTCGATAGCCTTAAGACGCAACTGGCGGACTACCAACAAGCACTCGACGTTCAGCAAACTCGTGCACTTCAATACCAGCAAGCGGTTCAAGCGCTAGATAAAGCTAAACAGTTGCTGGGTAATGAAAGCCTAACGGCGGAATCAGCACAAGCGCTGCTTTCTGAACTTAAGAATAAAGAATCAGAAAGCACCAACGCGTTGCTATCGGTTAAGCACAAGTTGGACATGTCTTCTGCAGCGGCAGAGCAGTTTGAAACCGCGCTTAAACTGGTACAAAGCATCGTTGGTCAAGTTGACCGTAAAGACGCGTCTGAGTATGCGAAAACTGCAATCACGAAAGCGCGCGAGTCACAACAAGTTGCACAAAACGAACAGCAATGGCGTGCACAGCACCGCGATCTTGAGCGTAGTCTGAACCAACAACGTCAAGCGCGTGAACTAGTCAACGAATACCAAAAGCAGTTCCATATTGAACTGACGGACGAAATCACGTTTGAACAAGAGCGCGAACGTCACGCGATGCAAATTGACTCGTTAGAAATGACGCAAGAAGACGTGCGTGAACAGCGCAGTGAACAGCGTCGTTTTGAACAAGATGCCACGACAGAAATCAACAAGCTAGAAGCCATTGCACCAACATGGATTGCGGCCAACGATGCGCTAGAAAAACTGCGTGAACAAAGTGGCGCTGAGCTAGAAGATAGCCAGTCAGTCATGAGCCAAATGCAAGTGGTGCTTGAGCAAGAGAAAACCCTTTCTCTGGCGAAAGACAAACTGGCAGAGCGTCGTAGTCAGCTTGATACTGAGATTGAGCGTCTTGCTTCTCCTGGTGGTTCAAACGACCCTCGTCTGAAAGGATTGGCAGATACACTAGGCGGCGTATTACTGTCTGAGATCTACGATGACATCACAATTGATGACGCGCCTTACTTCAGTGCGATGTACGGCCCGGCTCGTCACGCTATCGTTGTATCTGACCTATCTGGTATCGAAGAGAAACTGGTAGAACTCGACGACTGTCCAGAAGACTTGTACATCATTGAAGGTGACATCGATGCCTTTGATGACAGCTCATTCGATGCAGAAGAGTTAGAGGGAGCAGTGTGCGTTCGTATGAACGATCGCCAAATGCGTTACTCTCGCTTACCTGAGATCCCACTGTTTGGTCGTGCGGCACGTGAGCAGCGTTTAGAGCTACTGCGTAACGAACGTGAAGAAGTGGTAGAGAAGCACGCAAAAGCGGCATTTGACTCGCAGAAAATGCAGCGTCTGTACCAAGCGTTCAACCAGTTTGTGGCAAGCCACATTCAAGTAGCGTTCGAAGCAGATCCAGAACAAGCGCTGGCGAGCATTCGTGACAAGCGTAACCAAATTGTTCGAGTATTGGCGGATCTCGATGCCAAAGAGCAACAACAACGTTCTCAGCTTCAAATCAGCAAGCAAGCATTGTCCTCTTTGGATAAGCTCGCTCACTACATTGCGTTGATTGAAGATGAAACGCTACAAGCGCGCTTTGATGAGTTGGAAGAGAAAATTGCACAACTATCAGAAGCAAAAGCATTTCTAACAAACCACGCAAAAGCGGTGGCAGAGTTGGAAAAAGTGTCTGTTGCGCTAGACGCTGACCCAGAGCAATTCGACGCGCTAGAAGCAGAATACAAAGCGGCAGACGAACAGCTACAAGATCTTAAGAAGCAAATCTTTGCACTTTCAGATCTCGTTGAACGTCGTCACTATTTCGCGTACTCAGATTCAGTAGATCTATTGAACAAGAGCAGCGAACTGAGCGAGCAGCTCAAAGCAAAACTGGTTCAAGCTGAACAAATGCGTACACGTTCTCGTGAAGAGTTAAAACAGTCACAAGGCCAAATGAACCAATATAACCAAGTATTGGCGTCGCTGAAGAGCTCACACCAAGCGAAACTGGAAACGGTTCAAGAGTTCAAACAAGAGCTGCAAGAGTTTGGTGTTAACGCAGACGAAGGTGCGGAAGAGCGCGCTATACGTCGTCGTGACGAACTGCATGAACGCCTACACACTTCTCGCGGCCGTAAGAGCGAATACGAACGTACCATCACCTCTACAGAACTAGAGATGAAAGCGCTTGTTAAACGCCTAAAGAAAGTGCAAAAAGACTACGTTGAGCTACGTACATTCGTGGTTGCAGCAAAAGCGGGATGGTGCTCGGTACTTCGTCTAGCGCGTGAGAACGATGTTGAACGTCGTCTTCACAAGCGCGAGTTGGCTTATATGTCTGCCGATGAACTGCGTTCAATGTCGGATAAATCATTGGGTGCGCTGCGTCTTGCGGTTGCAAACAACGATGATCTGCGTGATGCGTTGCGTCTATCCGAAGATAATGCTCGCCCAGAGCGTAAAGTTCTGTTCTATATCGCAGTTTATCAACACCTTCGTGAACGTATTCGTCAGGACATCATCCGTACTGATGATCCGGTTGAAGCAATCGAAGAGATGGAAGTAGAACTGGCGCGTCTAACAGAAGAGCTAACGCAACGTGAAAACCGTCTAGCGATCAGCTCTGAGTCAGTAGCAAGCATCATCAAGAAAACGATTCAACGTGAGCAAAACCGTATTCGTATGCTTAACCAAGGCCTGTCGAATATTTCGTTTGGTCAGGTGAAAGGCGTACGCCTAAACATGAAGATCCGCGAAAGCCACGAAGTGCTGTTGCATGGTCTAGCAACGCAGCAAGAGCAGCATAAAGATCTGTTTGAGTCTCCGCGTTTTACCTTCTCTGAAGCGATGGCGAAACTGTTCCAACGAGTGAACCCGCATATTGATATGGGCCAACGTTCTCCTCAGGTTCTGGGTGAAGAACTACTGGATTACCGTAACTACCTAGAGCTAAGTGTGGAAGTGAACCGTGGTTCTGACGGCTGGCTACAAGCAGAATCTGGCGCGCTATCAACGGGTGAGGCGATCGGTACTGGTCAGTCAATTCTTTTGATGGTTGTTCAGAGCTGGGAAGAAGAATCACGTCGTTTACGTAGTAAAGACATTGTGCCATGTCGTCTGTTGTTCCTCGATGAAGCAGCACGTCTGGATGCGAAGTCTATTTCGACGCTATTCGAGCTTTGTGACCGCCTGGATATGCAGCTTCTTATCGCTGCGCCAGAGAACATCAGCCCAGAGAAAGGCACAACCTACAAGCTGGTGCGTAAAGTGTTTAAAAATCACGAGCACGTACATGTTGTTGGTCTGCGTGGCTTTGGTCAAACCGATAAACCAAAGAGCGAAGTTCAAGAACTGATTGAAGAGCTTGAAGCATAA
- a CDS encoding alpha-L-glutamate ligase-like protein has translation MFERFTSPGKLRHKGIMGMNKRNHSYIGRYNDRSKYPLVDDKLKTKIIAEAAGATVPKLIGVINSQAEVKTIHKMVEDWPGFVIKPAQGSGGKGILVITSHKDGVYTKPSGSTCNKEEVERHISNALAGLFSLGGKNDVAVVENLIKFDDCFDGFSYEGVPDVRIIVFKGYPVMAMMRCSTSASDGKANLHQGAVGVGIDIATGKAIRAVQFDQPVTHHPDTGKDLSTLQVPHWERLLELASSAWEMTGLGYMGTDMVLDKEEGPMVLELNARPGLAIQIANGAGLLPRLKHIEALGMPAEYPKPLERVAYAIEKFGVKSQF, from the coding sequence ATGTTTGAACGTTTTACTTCGCCAGGAAAACTTCGCCATAAGGGTATTATGGGAATGAACAAGCGCAACCATAGTTATATTGGGCGCTATAATGACCGTTCTAAATACCCTTTGGTGGACGATAAGCTCAAGACCAAGATCATTGCCGAAGCAGCAGGTGCCACAGTTCCTAAATTGATTGGCGTGATCAATAGCCAAGCAGAAGTCAAAACCATTCATAAGATGGTTGAAGATTGGCCTGGGTTTGTCATCAAGCCAGCCCAAGGCAGTGGCGGTAAAGGAATCTTAGTGATTACCTCGCACAAGGATGGCGTTTACACGAAGCCATCCGGTTCGACCTGTAACAAAGAAGAGGTAGAACGCCATATTAGTAATGCATTGGCTGGCCTATTCTCGCTTGGCGGAAAAAACGATGTAGCCGTGGTTGAGAACCTTATCAAGTTTGATGATTGCTTTGATGGCTTCAGTTATGAGGGCGTTCCAGATGTACGAATCATCGTATTTAAAGGCTACCCTGTCATGGCGATGATGCGTTGTTCAACCTCCGCCTCTGATGGTAAAGCAAACTTACACCAAGGTGCGGTTGGCGTAGGTATTGATATCGCAACAGGAAAAGCAATTCGAGCCGTCCAGTTTGACCAACCCGTCACACACCACCCAGATACGGGTAAAGACTTATCAACGCTACAAGTCCCTCATTGGGAGCGATTGCTAGAGCTTGCATCAAGTGCATGGGAAATGACTGGCCTTGGCTACATGGGGACAGACATGGTGCTGGATAAAGAAGAAGGCCCTATGGTGCTGGAGCTTAACGCACGTCCAGGTCTCGCAATTCAAATTGCAAACGGCGCTGGCTTATTGCCACGTTTAAAGCATATTGAAGCGCTTGGGATGCCTGCTGAGTACCCTAAGCCACTAGAACGCGTCGCCTACGCAATTGAGAAATTCGGCGTCAAATCTCAATTCTAA
- the torD gene encoding molecular chaperone TorD — protein MQEVKAFNEKRAEIYWWFSSLFAKELTEKDLESYHSVEIRSFLAGLGENESLKTSVDALVDALNRLQDREDAQLELAADFCELFLKTEKHGALPYASMYIGESGLLNDKPAEEMEKLMADFGVQVDENLKEPADHLAVELDFLGNMIIRSNELEQEKHMEEAFVAQNDFIQKQLLTWLPMFAAKCKQFDEFGFYVSVAQMLIAFCKLDSDYLLGE, from the coding sequence ATGCAAGAAGTGAAAGCTTTTAACGAAAAACGCGCCGAAATTTACTGGTGGTTTTCTAGCCTATTCGCTAAAGAACTTACCGAAAAAGACCTAGAGAGCTACCACAGTGTTGAAATCCGAAGTTTTTTAGCTGGCCTAGGTGAAAACGAATCCCTAAAGACATCAGTCGATGCATTGGTCGATGCACTCAACCGACTTCAAGATCGTGAAGACGCTCAACTCGAACTTGCCGCAGACTTTTGTGAGCTATTTCTGAAAACAGAAAAACACGGAGCACTTCCATACGCTTCCATGTACATCGGTGAGTCGGGTCTTCTAAACGATAAGCCAGCAGAAGAAATGGAAAAACTCATGGCGGACTTTGGTGTTCAGGTCGATGAAAACCTGAAAGAACCAGCCGATCACCTTGCTGTAGAGCTCGACTTCTTAGGCAACATGATCATTCGCTCTAACGAACTCGAGCAAGAAAAACACATGGAAGAAGCATTCGTTGCACAAAACGACTTCATCCAAAAGCAACTGCTTACTTGGTTACCTATGTTTGCAGCAAAATGTAAGCAATTCGATGAGTTTGGCTTCTACGTTAGTGTTGCTCAAATGCTGATCGCTTTCTGTAAACTGGACAGCGACTACCTTCTTGGTGAATAA
- the mukF gene encoding chromosome partition protein MukF has product MSEMTLNAAEQPIDELVGWVKQHDFSLNLTTERLAFLIAVAVLSNERFDEELGEGELHDAFAIVTRLFDETGEASAFRANNAINEMVKQRLISRFVSEITDGASIYRLSPLAIGITDYYVRHREFSKLRLSIQLSMVADEMAKAIEAAQKGGTPGHWQKNVYGVLKYSVGEIFDQIDLNQRVMDEQQQSVKQQIADLLNKDWREAINNCESLLSETSSTLRELQDTLQAASDELQTQILDIQEIVYGDAELEFIEEALFGLQMKLDRITSWGQQAIDLWIGYDRHVHKFIRTAIDMDKNRAFSSRLRQSVKDYFDMPWYLTYADAERLSDLRDEALVLRDDEVTGQVPMEVEYEEFQQVNDELSERIGDMLKAHKEQGTPIDLSVVLRDYLAQHPRTHHFDLARIVVDQAVRLGYSESDYQAVQPDWKAINEFGAKVQANVIDRY; this is encoded by the coding sequence ATGAGTGAGATGACTCTCAATGCTGCAGAACAACCGATAGATGAATTGGTTGGCTGGGTTAAGCAGCACGATTTCTCGTTGAACCTGACCACTGAGCGATTGGCTTTTCTGATTGCCGTCGCCGTATTAAGCAACGAAAGGTTTGACGAAGAATTGGGTGAAGGTGAGTTGCACGACGCATTTGCCATCGTCACTCGACTTTTTGATGAAACGGGCGAAGCATCCGCTTTCCGTGCAAACAATGCCATCAACGAAATGGTAAAACAGCGTCTTATTAGTCGTTTTGTTAGTGAGATTACGGATGGGGCGAGTATTTATCGCTTGTCTCCGCTTGCTATCGGCATTACCGACTACTACGTACGTCACCGCGAGTTTTCAAAACTTCGCCTATCCATTCAGCTATCTATGGTCGCTGATGAAATGGCAAAAGCGATTGAAGCCGCGCAAAAAGGGGGAACCCCGGGCCATTGGCAGAAAAACGTCTATGGAGTATTGAAATACTCTGTGGGTGAAATCTTTGACCAAATCGACCTCAACCAACGTGTGATGGATGAGCAGCAACAATCTGTGAAGCAACAGATTGCAGATCTGCTTAACAAAGATTGGCGTGAAGCAATCAACAATTGTGAATCTTTGCTGTCCGAAACCTCAAGCACATTGCGTGAGCTACAAGACACGCTGCAAGCGGCCAGTGATGAACTGCAAACTCAGATCCTGGACATTCAAGAGATTGTTTATGGTGATGCAGAGTTGGAGTTTATTGAAGAAGCGTTATTCGGTTTACAAATGAAGTTAGACCGTATTACCAGCTGGGGCCAGCAAGCGATCGACCTTTGGATTGGTTACGACCGTCACGTCCATAAGTTCATCCGTACAGCGATTGATATGGATAAGAACCGAGCGTTCAGCTCGCGTTTACGTCAATCCGTAAAAGACTATTTTGATATGCCATGGTATCTGACCTACGCAGATGCAGAAAGACTCTCCGATCTTCGTGATGAGGCTTTGGTTCTGCGTGACGATGAGGTAACAGGGCAAGTTCCAATGGAAGTGGAATACGAAGAGTTTCAACAAGTCAATGATGAGTTGTCTGAGCGTATTGGTGACATGCTTAAAGCACATAAAGAGCAAGGCACGCCAATCGATTTAAGTGTGGTGCTACGCGATTACCTCGCACAACACCCTAGAACTCATCACTTTGATTTAGCCCGAATTGTTGTTGATCAGGCTGTGCGTCTAGGGTACTCAGAATCTGACTATCAAGCGGTTCAACCAGACTGGAAAGCAATCAACGAATTTGGGGCAAAGGTACAAGCGAATGTCATCGACCGATACTAA
- the elyC gene encoding envelope biogenesis factor ElyC — translation MFELKKVVTALVMPLPALLLIGLLGLALISFTAKRKTGCFIVLLSFVGIFMVAFQPISSKLLMPLEREYKAFLPSSQSVDYVMVLGNGHVVDDEIPPTSQLSRTALMRLTEGIRILRMYPGAKLILSGYAGGSEISHARMMANVALALGVAKSDIILLEDAKDTWEEARQAAAFVKQKEVVLVTSASHMKRALYEFHAAGIKPIPAPTNYLAIDEIHQPWVKYSPRARYLEQTEIYWHEYLGGLWQELRDTVVQTPMVEVEQP, via the coding sequence ATGTTTGAGCTGAAAAAAGTTGTGACCGCACTGGTCATGCCCTTGCCCGCACTGCTACTCATTGGATTATTAGGTCTTGCTCTTATTAGTTTTACCGCCAAACGCAAAACAGGTTGCTTCATTGTTCTTCTCTCGTTTGTTGGTATCTTTATGGTTGCTTTCCAACCGATTTCGTCAAAATTATTGATGCCTCTAGAACGTGAATACAAAGCATTCTTACCCTCTTCTCAAAGCGTGGATTACGTGATGGTGCTTGGAAATGGGCATGTGGTCGATGATGAGATCCCACCGACATCTCAACTAAGCCGCACTGCACTCATGCGTTTAACCGAGGGAATTCGAATTTTGCGTATGTATCCGGGCGCGAAGCTCATCTTATCAGGCTATGCTGGTGGGTCGGAAATTAGCCATGCACGTATGATGGCAAACGTCGCCTTGGCACTCGGCGTTGCGAAATCCGATATTATTTTACTGGAGGACGCTAAAGACACTTGGGAAGAGGCAAGACAAGCGGCAGCGTTTGTGAAGCAAAAAGAAGTCGTTTTGGTGACGTCTGCGAGTCATATGAAACGTGCACTCTATGAATTTCATGCAGCCGGAATTAAGCCTATCCCTGCACCAACGAACTACCTTGCTATCGATGAAATTCATCAACCTTGGGTCAAATACTCACCTAGAGCACGGTACTTAGAACAAACGGAAATTTATTGGCATGAGTATTTAGGCGGCCTTTGGCAAGAACTGAGAGATACCGTTGTACAAACGCCAATGGTGGAAGTCGAGCAGCCGTAG
- the mukE gene encoding chromosome partition protein MukE has product MSSTDTNEYMSENLTKAISNPLFPALDSMLRAGRHISSEDLDNHALLSDFELELSSFYQRYNTELVKAPEGFFYLRPRSTSLIGRSVLSELDMLVGKVLCFLYLSPERLAHEGIFTNQELYDELLALADENKLMKLVTNRATGSDLDKEKLFEKVRTSLRRLRRLGMIINIGETGKFSISEAVFRFGADVRIGDDMREAQLRLIRDGEAVVHTKEPSQGSLLSEEDQESQDEQENQDEQENLEEATQESDA; this is encoded by the coding sequence ATGTCATCGACCGATACTAATGAATACATGTCAGAGAATCTGACAAAAGCAATTTCAAACCCTCTGTTCCCAGCGCTGGATAGCATGCTACGAGCAGGGCGTCATATATCAAGTGAAGATCTAGATAACCACGCATTGTTGTCGGATTTCGAACTTGAGCTTTCTTCTTTCTATCAGCGCTACAACACTGAATTGGTGAAAGCGCCAGAGGGATTCTTTTATCTTCGTCCACGTTCAACATCTTTGATTGGCCGAAGTGTGCTCTCTGAGCTAGATATGCTGGTGGGTAAAGTACTGTGTTTCCTTTATCTAAGCCCAGAGCGTCTTGCCCATGAGGGTATCTTTACTAACCAAGAGCTATACGATGAGTTGCTTGCATTGGCTGACGAAAACAAGTTGATGAAGCTTGTGACCAACCGTGCAACAGGCTCTGACCTTGATAAAGAAAAACTGTTTGAAAAAGTACGTACGTCTCTTCGTCGTCTTCGTCGTTTAGGCATGATCATCAATATTGGTGAAACCGGTAAGTTCAGTATCAGTGAAGCAGTATTTCGTTTTGGTGCGGATGTGCGCATTGGTGATGATATGCGTGAAGCACAACTTCGCTTGATCCGTGATGGTGAAGCCGTGGTTCATACCAAAGAGCCAAGCCAAGGCAGCTTGTTGTCTGAAGAAGATCAAGAAAGCCAAGACGAGCAAGAAAACCAAGACGAGCAAGAAAACCTAGAAGAAGCAACACAAGAGAGTGACGCATGA